The proteins below come from a single Erinaceus europaeus chromosome 20, mEriEur2.1, whole genome shotgun sequence genomic window:
- the LOC132534937 gene encoding large ribosomal subunit protein uL16-like, with amino-acid sequence MTRVHIGQVIMSIQTKLQNKEHVIEVLCRAKFQFPGHQKIHISKKWGFTKFNTDEFEDMVAETRLIPDGCGVKYIPNRGSLDKWQALHT; translated from the coding sequence ATGACCAGAGTCCACATTGGCCAGGTCATCATGTCCATCCAAACCAAGCTGCAGAACAAAGAACATGTGATCGAGGTCCTGTGCAGGGCCAAGTTCCAATTCCCTGGACACCAGAAGATCCACATTTCCAAGAAGTGGGGCTTCACCAAGTTTAACACAGATGAATTTGAAGACATGGTGGCTGAAACGCGCCTCATCCCAGACGGCTGTGGAGTCAAATACATCCCCAACCGCGGTTCCCTGGACAAGTGGCAGGCCCTGCAcacctga